In the Phenylobacterium soli genome, AGCCGGAGACGGCGAGCTGGGGCCAGCTGTAGTAAGTGCCGGGCCGCGGCTCCGGCGTGACCCCGTCCTCGCCCTGCAGGAAGAAGGCGCTCTCCACCGGCATGTCGGTGGTGCAGGTCACGTCGATGATCAGCGGATCGGCGCGGGCGGTGTCGGCGATCAGCACCGACAGGGGCATGACATTCACGGAGCCGGCCAAGATGTCGGGGCCGCAGCGGATGACGAACGGGTCGCCGCCCATCTCGGTGATCCCGCCCATGGGCGGCCAGACAAGGTTGGGCTGGCGCGCATAGACGCGGCTGCCCTCGGGCGTGGTGTGGATCACGCAGGCGTAGCTGAACAGGAACTGGCTCTCCGCCTCCGTCCAGCCGCTCCGCGCCAGCACGTCGGGCGAAATCGGCTGCTGCCGCTCCATGGACATGACGAAGGCGATGGTCTCGGCGCCGGCCGTGCCCGCGACATCCATGTTGGCGGTGAGCCAGTACCACTCGGGCCCGCAGCCCGGATGGAAGGCGTGGTCGCGCGGAAACCGCAGCGGGGTCTGCGGCGGCTTGCTCCAGAAGCTGGTCGCGGCGCCGAGCAGGGTGAGGATCACCTCCAGCGCCCGGGGCGAGGTCAGGCGCTCGGCGGCGGCGCGCACCGCGGCCTCGACGTCGCCGGGCGGGCGCAGATTCATCGGCAGTTCGTCGAGCGAGGCCAGCAGCGCCTCGCGCGCGGTCATCGTCCCGACCATGGCGCCGGCCCCCGTTCCGCGAATCAGCTTCGCGCGCCGCACCGGACCCTATCAGAAAGAACGGTATGGGCGCGGCGCCTAGCGGGGCAGGTAGGCCGTGGGCTCCACCAGGCGCAGGCCGGGGGTCTCGGCCGCGCACTGCTTGAGGAAGAAGGCGTGGCCGGAGCCGAACAGGACGACGATCCGGTCGCCGGGCCGGGCCTGCTGGACGATGTTGGCGCAGATCAGGGCGTTGCGCCGGTACCAGGCGGTGAGCAGCTCCGCGCCGGGCTGCTGGGCGCCGCCGCCGACCCGCAGCATGGACCGGTAGAAGCCCTGGCCCTCGGCCACCTTGGCCGGATCGTTGACGTAGCGCAGGACGCCAGCGACGCCGGAGCGGGCGAGCACAGCCTCTTCGGCCACCACCTCGGCCTGCGCCTGGGTCATGGCCGCGGCGATCAGGCCCGCCTGGCCGTGGGCTTCCGCATAGGCCTGGACGGCCTCGAACGGAAAATCACCGTCCACGTCGACGCCGACCGCCTGGGCGCCGGTCGCCTTCGCCAGGCGGAAGCCGAGCTGCACCACCTCGTTGCGCGACGCCGGCAGGGTCCCGGCCTGGTAACCGGCCCAGCGCTCGGCGACGATCTCGGCGGGCCATTCCACCGCCACCTTGGTCGGCTTGAAGCGGGCCAGGGCCGCGGTCACGGCCGCGATCTCGGCCTGGCGCTTGGGGGCCAGGACGTCGTCGGCCTTCACATTGTTGAGGTCCTGGCCGGGATTGCTCATGTGGAAGGTCCCGACGACCATCACCTCCACCGGCGCCGGGGCGGCCTTCGGGGCCGCAGCCGCCCAGCTCGTCAGCGACAGGCCAGCGGCCAGCGACAGGCCCACGGCCAAGCGCATGGCCACGCCCTTTTGGCCAAGATTGAAGCGCCCCATCCCGATCTCCCGATCATCCCGGCGGCCAGATGCCAAGGCCCGGCGCGACGGCCAAGTTAGCTTTCGGTAATGCCGCCCGGGACGCGACATGTTCCGTCCGCCAGGGGCCAGGACGCTATGGGTGGTGGC is a window encoding:
- a CDS encoding lipocalin-like domain-containing protein, producing MVGTMTAREALLASLDELPMNLRPPGDVEAAVRAAAERLTSPRALEVILTLLGAATSFWSKPPQTPLRFPRDHAFHPGCGPEWYWLTANMDVAGTAGAETIAFVMSMERQQPISPDVLARSGWTEAESQFLFSYACVIHTTPEGSRVYARQPNLVWPPMGGITEMGGDPFVIRCGPDILAGSVNVMPLSVLIADTARADPLIIDVTCTTDMPVESAFFLQGEDGVTPEPRPGTYYSWPQLAVSGSVTIGGQTHQVSGKGWLDHEMMYGEVPPLHPLVPPPARWSAPPGILGWTFGDFNFANGDAMVVAGFQVGPLLTELPAIYGFYLTVEDGRWKKTAVEGVIGLGALMPLTAQCMMPVSWSCALVADGPPFELTVEAKPWYVDGSFMSANLSVQGETPVGLTLSWLGASEIIPGVGYCESVGYEPPATYMARALAFLAASP
- a CDS encoding DUF5694 domain-containing protein produces the protein MGRFNLGQKGVAMRLAVGLSLAAGLSLTSWAAAAPKAAPAPVEVMVVGTFHMSNPGQDLNNVKADDVLAPKRQAEIAAVTAALARFKPTKVAVEWPAEIVAERWAGYQAGTLPASRNEVVQLGFRLAKATGAQAVGVDVDGDFPFEAVQAYAEAHGQAGLIAAAMTQAQAEVVAEEAVLARSGVAGVLRYVNDPAKVAEGQGFYRSMLRVGGGAQQPGAELLTAWYRRNALICANIVQQARPGDRIVVLFGSGHAFFLKQCAAETPGLRLVEPTAYLPR